Genomic DNA from Acidobacteriota bacterium:
TCGGAGAACACCGTGAAGACCCCGGTGCAGTCCGTGTTGCCGCTGCCGAAGTTGTCGCCGCTGCTGCCCCGGTTGTCGCTCAGGACCACCGTCGTGGCGTCGGGTGCGATGAGCTTGATCTCGAGGTCGCCGTCGTAGACATGGTTGATACGGACCTTGACCCGCGGGTTCTTAATCACGCCCGCGTCGGTGATGACGATGGGGGCCGTGACGGTCGTGTGAGTGGCGTCGATGGGGAGCGTCAGGCCGCCTGAGGAGTAGTTGTGCGTAATGAGGGTCCCCACAAAGAGCGTCTGGGTGGGGTTCCCAATGAGGGTTGCACCGTCCATCACCGTGAAGGTGAGGGTGATGTTGCCGTTGCAGGTGGCGCTGGGGCTCACCGTGAAGGTGAAGCTGGCGTTGGCCGTGGCGCCGGCCGCCACGACGCCGAGGGTCACCTCGCCGCTGGGGCTGGTCACGCCGCCGGTGGCGTTCAGGCTCACCTTCAGGTTGGTGGTGGCGCTGGAGCCGACGTTCTGGAACTGGCACTGGTAGGTGACGGTCTCATTCGGGTCGGGGGCCGTGTTGGCCGGCGAACAGCTCTCGGCGGTCAGCGACGTGCTGTTCAGCCCGATCACGGGGGTGTTCATCTCGGTGGCGTTGTAGACCACCAGGGCGAAGTCCTGGTCGGTGGTGTCGGCATCGCCCGGGACGCCGTCGCCCGCGATGTTGGCTCCGGTGACGGTGGCGGCGAAGCTCCCCGTTATTCCCGCCGGGATGAACACGCTCTCCACGTTGTTCCTGGCGTCGGCGGCGCCGCCGGTGACGGAGGCGGAGCCGGTGAACACGTTGCCCTTGTAGGTGTTCCCGCCCACGGTGACCGTGAGGTCCAGGTTGTTGACGTAGGCGTTGCCCGAGGTGGGCCCCGGGGCGTCGGTCCAGGCCAGGGTCACGCGGAAGGGCTTGGCCGGGTCGGCGATGGTCCCGGTGAAGGTCCGGCTCTGGCCCGAGTCGGTGAACAGGTCGGCCGGGAGCTGGTCCTTGAGGATGCGGGCCACGCCGTCGAAAGCCATGTTCAGGTCCACCATCCCCATCCCCTGGTTGTTGGAGGGGAGGGTGTCGTTGGCGCTGACCCCCGTCATGTACCGGGTGGAGTTCATGAGGAAGGCCTTGTTCATGGCCGGGGAAGGCACGGTCCACGTGTTGTTGATGAAGTACTGGCGCAGCAGGGCGCTGGCGCCCGCCACGGCCGGGCAGGAGTGGCTGGTGCCGGAGGAGGCGGTGGTCCACTGCTGGCCGGCGGGCCAGAAGTTCGGCGAAGCGGCCGGGCCGCCGCAGACGCCGGTGGCGTCGTAGCAGGTCCCGGCGGTCCCGTTGCCCGTGACCGGCCAAGGGGCCAGCACGTTCTGGTACACGCCGCCGCTGACGTGGGTGCCCGGGGCCTGGATGTCGGGCTTGATGCGGCCGTCGTCGCAGGGGCCGCGGCTGGAGAAGCCGACGACGTCGTTGGCGCTGTCGGCCTCGGCGTCGGTGGTGCCGCACTGGTCTGCCCCGCCGAAGGGGTGCACGTTCTCCGTGGCGCCGATGCAGAAGATGTTCTTGCCGGTGCCCGGGGAGCCGATGGTGTTGGCGGAGCTGCCGGAGTTGCCGGCGGAGAAGCAGATCACCATCTGCTGGTTCCCCGCCACCTCGTAGGTGGACCCCGTCGGCTGGGCGTCGCGGACCAGGTAGTCATAGGCCTGGCTGTCGGCGTTGTAGGCGCCGCCCACGGCCGCGCCCCACGAGTTGGTGCTGATGCGGGCGCCGTCGTTGTAGGCCTGGGACTGGAGGTTCTCGAAGTCCGGGTTGGAGTAGCCGGGGTCGAAGATGGTGGAGGAACCGACCTTCACGAAGGGGCACACCCCCTGGCCGTAGTAGTATCCGGAAGCGTCCTGGTGCGGCGATCCGGTGAGGCTCTCGGGGATGTAGCCGGCCACGATGTGGGAGTTGAGGTTGCCGTGCCCGTCGCAGCCTTTGCCGGCGCTGGCCCCGGCCGTGCCGACGGTCCGGCGGTAGGCCACGCGGCTGGCGGCCGTGGTGTTGCCGCCCACGTAGAGACCGAAGTGGTTGGGGGTCGTGGTGGCGTTGTCAATGCCGCTGTCGGTGACGTCCACCACGAAGTTGGAGGTCGTGAACTGGGCCTGGGTGAAGCCCTTGCCCGTCAGCCAGGCGTAGTAGCCCGGGGCGGTGGGGGCGTTCCCGGTGAGCTGGTTGGTGAGGATGATGTTCTGCCGCTCGTCCATCAGCTTGTGACGGAACCAGGGGTGGATGGAGACGACGTCCGTGCGCGTCGACAGCGTCTGGGCCGCCTCGAGGGGGCCCCGGACGAGGACGTTGCGGTAGCCCAGGAACTCGTTGTCCTTCACCACCTGGCTCTGGGCCAGGTTCAGGATGGCGCCCATCGTCGTGTTGTTGGCCTCGGGGTCCCGGACCAGCTGGACCGCGTAGCCTTCGACCTCGGACAGGTCGTACTCCTTGCCGTCGAAGGGGTTGATGAGTTCCAGCAGGGTGGGCTGGAGCTTGTACCGGTCCTCGTAGGCCCCTTCCCACTGGATGAAAGCGGCCGTTCGGGCCAGGGCCTGCAGGGCGGTGATCCCGGCGGAGTCGCCGTAGACGAGGTAGGCGTTCTCGGGGATGTAGGTGACCACCTGCACGCCGGTCTGCTCCAGGTCGCGGTACCACGCGGACTTCACGGGCCCCGCGAACTGCACCAGGTGCAGCCGTTTGCCGGTGAAGCTCCCGAGGGTTCGGGCCATCTGGAGCCGGGCCTCGGTGGACCGGGTGTGGACCCAGCCGGTGTTGAGCTTGACGAAGTCGTCGTCGTCCCGGCGGGAGACCTTGTCCCGGCGGGCCAGGTCGTCCGCGTAGCGCGCGTCCACCTCCACGACCTGGAAGGCGTTGTAGTCGGCCACGAGCCGGCCCCCCATCCTGGCCTGGATGTGCTTGGCCAGGGCGGGGTCCGACACCTGCAGCTTGACGCGGTCCTCCACGGGTGTGGCCGCCGCCAGCGCCGAGCAGAGCATCAGCGCCAGCAGGCAGGCAAACGCCGCGAGGACCCGTCGGGACGGATGGTCTCGGGTGTCAAACATCGGGAACCTCCTGAAAATCAGGGCGCCGGTCGGGCGCCCCTTGTTGTCTGTTAGCGCTCACCATAGCACAGGGCCGGCGGGATATCCACAAGATAATCGAAGATCGGGCGGGAATCTCCAACATTTTCGTCAACGACACCCGGACGCCCCCCATGCGCCTGTCGGGGTTTTCCCGTGTATTCCGTGGTCACAACAATTCCGCGCTTATTCCCCGCCTTCGCTTTCTCCGTGTCTATCCGTGTCTATCCGTGTTCATCCGTGGTTTTGCTCCGGTTTATCCCGGCCGGGATCCCAACTCACCGATTCATGATGGGCTTGCGCGTGACCGCGCGCCGGCCGGGCGCCCTGCCCGCCAGAAAAGGGTTCCCTTCCGGCCCGTTTTCGTGTATTTCGTGTCTTTCATGGCCTGAGCCATCGCCCAGGGAGCGAGGTCACATTCCGGGAGGTGACGATGCGTAAAAGCCTGATGGTCCTGATCCTGGCTGCCGGCTTTGCCCTGGCGGCCGCGACCCCGCCGGACGGGGGGCGGGCGGGCGTCCACCGGCTTGCCAACGGGCTGCCGGTCATCCTCCTGGAGAACCACGCCAACCCCCTGACGGCCACCTTCTTCGTGGTCAAGACCGGCCTGCGCGCCGAAAACGCCGGTAACTGCGGGCTCTCCCACATGCTGGAGCACCTGCTCTTCAACGGCACGGAGCGCTTCGACCAGAAGCAGCTCTACGCGGAGCTGGACTTTTTGGGGGTCTACCACAACGCCTTCACCCGGGACGACTACACCTGCTACGTGATGCTCTCCGAGCGGGACCTCTTCCCCAGGGCCCTGGACCTCCAGGCGCAGATGCTCTTCCACTCCACCCTCCCCCCCGACAAGGTGGAGAAGGAACGCGGCATCATCCTCGAGGAACTGGCCAAGGACTCGGCCTCCCCCGACTTCGCCCTCGAGCGCGCCGCCGCCGAGGCCGTCTTTGCCGGGACGCCCTACGCGCTCCCCATCCTGGGCACACCCGCCACCCTCCGGGACATCTCCCGGGACGCCCTGCTGGCGTACTACCGGGAGCAGTACGTCCCCAACAACATGACCCTGCTGGTGGTAGGCGACTTCGCTCCGGCGGAGATGCTCCGCCACCTCGAGGCGAGGCTGGGGAAATACCCGGCCCGACCGCTCCCGGAAGGGCCCCGGCCCGTGGATCTCTTCACGGACCCTTCCGTCAAGGTCCTCCCCGTGGAATCACCGGCCGGCCGCCTGCTCCTGACCTTCCCGGCCCCCTCCCCGGCGGATCCCGCCTGGCCCGCCCACGAACTCGCCCGGCGCCGGCTGGCCGACGACCGGACCTCCCCCCTGGCGGCGCTGCTGAAGGCCGAGGGCCTCGGCGAATACACTCTCAGCGCCCTCGACAACCGCGACTACTCCCTCTGCCAGCTCGCCGTCGAGGTCCCGGCCGGGCGCAAGCTGACACCCGGCCAGGTTGCGACCCTTCGGGAAAAGATCGCGGCGCTCCGGACCGACTTCACCGACGCCGACCTGGCGGGGGCCCTGACCCGGCTGGAGGCGGAAGAAGTCTTCGGCCAGGAGAACATTCATTATTTCGGGATGCTCAAGGGCGGCCTTCTCGCCGACCTGCCGGCGGACCAGGCGGCCGGATTCGTCGGGCCGCGCCTGGTGGAGCGGTTCCGGTCCGTCACCGCCGCCGGTGTCCGGGCGCAGGCGGAGCGGATCCTTCACCCGGGGAAACTCCGGGTGGCGATCCTGGAGGCGGCGGCCGCGGCGTCCCCGGCCCGCCCCGCGCCCCCCGCCGGGATGCCCCGGGCCATGGGAGGGAAGTGATGAGAAGGCACCAGAACCTCACGGAGCGCCATCGCCCCGAGCCCGCCGTCGGACCTGTCGGACCTGTCGGACCTGTCAGACTTGTCAGACTTGTCAGACTTGTCAGCCTGGCCCTCCTCCTGGCCGCCGGCATCGCCCGGGCGGCTTCCCCGGCGCCCGCCTGCGAGCGCCGCCTCCTCCCCGGCGGCCTGGAGGCGGCCGTGGAGCGGGTCCCCGGATCCCGTCTCCTCGCCGTCCACGTCCTGGTGAAAAACCGGGCCGCGGGGGAACCGCAGGGGCGCGCGGGCATCGCCGACCTGGCCCACCGGGTGCTCCTCCAGGCGGGGGACGACCCGGCCCGCCAGGCGCTCCTGTCGCGCCTGGACGCCATCGGCGCCGACCTCAAGGCCGTGGACGACCCCGCAATCCCCTTCGACGACTACTACACCGTCGAGGAATTCTCCTACCTCCGCTTCCAGGTGTTGGACCGCTTCCGCGACGAGGGGCTGAGGCTCCTGGCCGAACTCCTCGCGAAACCGGTCGTCACCGACGCCACCCTGGCGGCGGCCCGGGCCGCGCAGGCCGAGGTGCGCGCCCGCCGGGAGAAGGGCCCCCGGGCCGTCGCCGAGCGGGCCTGGTGGGAGGCCGTTTTTCCCGGGTCGTGGAAGTCGCGCCCCGTCTACGGCACGGCGGACTCCCTGGAGGGCCTGACGGTGACCGAGTTCAAGGACTGGTTCGGGGCCCACTTCCGCCCCGGCAACCTGGTCCTGACCGTCCAGACCGCCGCTCCCCCCCGGGTGGTTCTCCGTCAGCTGGCGTCGGCGTTCGCCGCACCCCGGGCCGCGGCCGGGGCCGTCCCCGCCCCGCGGGCCCCGTTGCCGCCCCCGGCAGCGGCCGGCGAGGACAAGGTCCGGTCCGTGACCCTGGCCTCCCGGCAGGGGTACATCCTGGCGGGGGACGTCTTCCCCGTGGAGAGCGCCGACCTGCCCGCCCTCGAGATCGCCGTGGCGTTGCTGTCCGAGCGGGTCTCCTTTGAACTCCGGGAGAAGCGCGGGCTGGCCTACTCCCTGGGCGCCGGCCTCGAGGGCCTCGACGGGGGCCGGCTAGCGTCCCTGACGGTGAGCATGGGGACGCGCCCCGAGAACGTGGAGACCGCGCGGGCGGGGATCCGGGAAGTCCTGGAGGCCTTCGGACGGGAGGCGCTCACGGACCGGGAGGTCGCCACCGCCGTCAACAAGGCCCGGGGGCGCTTCCTGATGCGCTGCCTCCTGTCGCTGAACCGGGCGTTCTACATGGGCCTGGACCTGTACCGCGGGGCCCCGCCGTGCGCCTACCGGGGGCGTCCCGACGGCTGGAAGAGCGTCACCCCGGCCGACGTCCGCCGCGTCCGGGACCGGTACATCAAACCGCCGGCGTTCCGCTGGATCCTCGTGCACCCTTAGATCAGAGGTGGTTTGAATGACCGACCGCCTGAACACCGCCGCAGGGTCCCGGACGGGCACAACCCTGATCGTGGCCGTCTCGCTCGCGTCCGGGCTCCTCACGTCCACCGGTTTTCCCCCGCTCAAGGTGGTGGCCGTGAACGCAGCCTTCGCCTGGGCGGCCGTCGCACGGCGGCGTCCCGTCTGGCGAGGCCTCCCCGTCGCCCTGGCCGCCGGCGTGGTTTCGGTGCTGCACCTGGCCGGCGTGGAACGTCTCTCCGTCCCGGGACGGGGGACCGTCCCGGCGGTGCTGGTCCAGAGCGAAGCCTGCTCCATCCGGATCGCCGCGGAGATTCACCGTCGAATGCCCGAGGGGACCCGTCTCGCCGTGTGGCCCGAGTACGCCACCTTCGAATACGCCGACCCGGGAACGCCGGCGTTCACGGAACTTTCCCGCCTCGCCGCGGCTTCACGCTGCACCCTGGTGGCCGGTTGCAAGGAGAGCATCCCGGGAGAACCCGAGCCGGCCTTCTTCAACGCCGCGCTCGTTTTCGGCCCGGACGGCCGCCGGCTGGGGGCCTACCACAAGGCCAACCCCGTCCCCTTCTTCCGGGACGGGACGCCCGGGACCCGTTTCCCCGCCTTCCCCACGGAAGCCGGGCGTATCGGCATCGCCATCTGCTACGACGCCGACTTTCCTTCGGTCAGCCGAACGCTGGTCCGCAATGGGGCCGAGATCCTGGTGGTACCCACCTTCGACGCCGGCTGGTGGACCGCCCGCCAGCACGACCAACACGCCGCCCTGGCCGCTCTCCGGGCCGTGGAGAACGGGCGGTGGATGCTCCGCGCCACCAGTTCCGGGGTTTCCCAGATCCTCGACCCCTGCGGGCGCGACCACGGCCGGATCCACAACTTCGAGGCGGGCCTGGTGTTCGGGTTGGTGGAGCCCCGGCGCGACCGGACCCCCTACGGCAGGATCGGCTGGATGATCGGCCCCGGGTCTCTGCTCCTGGCGCTGGGGATCGTGGGGACCCTCGTCTGGCCCGACGTTCGGCGACGCTTCCGGAACTGGCGGACACAGGCCGGGACGGGTGCCCCGGCATGAAACGGCTCCCGTGTCAACCCGGTCCCAGGACGGTCCGGAGTTTGTCGGCAAGCGCTTGCCGGGTGAAAGGTTTCTGAAGGAAGTACACCCCCTCGCCCAGCACCCCGTGGAGGGTGATGATGTCCGCCGTATAACCGGACATGTAGAGGCAGCGAAGGCCCGGCCGTTCCTCCCGGAGACGTTCGTGGAGTGCGTGGCCGTCCATCCCCGGCATGACCACGTCGGTCATCAGCAGGTGGATGGGACCGGGATGTTCCCCCGCGAGCCGGATGGCTTCTCCCGGCCCGCCGGCGCCGAGGACGGTGTAACCGAGCTTTGTCATCAGGTTCCGGCACAGGTTGAGCAGAGAGGGCTCATCCTCGACCAGCAGCACGGTTTCCGTTCCCCCTTCGGCATTGGGGGGGGCGGGCCCCGCGTCGGGCACCCCGTCGCTCTCCCTGGAACGGGGAAGGAGAATGCGGAAGTCGCTTCCCTGCCCCGGCTCGCTGGTGACGCTGATGAAGCCGCCGTTCTGCTGGACGATCCCGTACACGGTGGCGAGGCCCAGCCCGGTCCCCTTCCCCGCCTTCTTCGTGGTGAAGAAAGGTTCGAAAAGGTGTCCGATGGTCTCGGGGTCCATCCCGCACCCATCATCCCGAAAGCTCAGCATCACCCATTCACCGGGGGGGGACCCGGGGTTGTCCCGGCAGAAAGCCTCGCCGTAGTCGCGGTTGCCCGTTTCGATGGTCAGCCTCCCCACGCCGGAGATGGCGTCCCGGGCGTTCACCGCCAGGTTGGCGAGGACCTGGTCGATCTGGGCGGGGTCCATCCTGACCGGCCAGAGGTCGGTCCCCGGGCGCCACGCCAGATCGATGTCCTCCCCGATCAACCGACGGAGCATCTTGAGCATGCTTTCGATGGTGGTGTTGAGGTCCAGCCGGCGGGGGGTGATGGCCTGCCGCCGGGCGAAGGCCAGGAGCTGCCGGGTCAGCTCCGCGGAACGGTCCCCGGCTGTCTTGATCTCCCGAAGCTCCGCGGCCAGGGGATCGGAGGGTTCCAGCCGGGCGAGGGCCAATTCCGCGTTTCCCACAATGACCGCCAGCATGTTGTTGAAATCGTGGGCCACCCCTCCCGCCAACCGGCCCACGGCTTCCATCTTCTGAGCGTGGCGTAGCTGGGCCTCCAGCCGGGCATGCTCCTCCTCCCCGCGCACCCGGTCGGTGATGTCCAGGGCGGTGAAGGTGACCCCCGCCGACAGGTCGTCGGGGTCCAGGGGGGACGAGCTGAGCAGAACGTGGATGATGGCGCCGTCCTTCCGCCGCCACTGCGTCCGGACGGTCCCCGTGCCGCATGCGGCGATCTGGGCGTACTTCTCCCGCCCGACGAACGCGTACTCCTCATCGGAAGGGTAAAGGAAACGGGCGTCCCGCCCGAGCATCTCCTCCCGGTCGTACCCGGTCATCGCGCAGACCCGGTCGTTCACCTGCAGCAGCAACCGGTTCGAAACCAACCCGATCCCGACCGGGGCGGCGCGGAAGATGCTCTGCAGGGTCGCCTTTCCCTCCCGGAGTTCAGCCTCCGCCCGTTTTCGCTCGGTGATGTCGGCGAGATGCTCCACCACGTAGCGGATCTCGCCGTCGTTC
This window encodes:
- a CDS encoding PAS domain S-box protein gives rise to the protein MDEKARKSPWAGLAAFDAAERLEFLERVLDVVPDVIGVQDRDRRILLYNAAGYDFLGITPDEAAGRCCFELIGRDCPCTECATSRCFLSKKTEKIEKFLPERELWLECKSYPILGNDGEIRYVVEHLADITERKRAEAELREGKATLQSIFRAAPVGIGLVSNRLLLQVNDRVCAMTGYDREEMLGRDARFLYPSDEEYAFVGREKYAQIAACGTGTVRTQWRRKDGAIIHVLLSSSPLDPDDLSAGVTFTALDITDRVRGEEEHARLEAQLRHAQKMEAVGRLAGGVAHDFNNMLAVIVGNAELALARLEPSDPLAAELREIKTAGDRSAELTRQLLAFARRQAITPRRLDLNTTIESMLKMLRRLIGEDIDLAWRPGTDLWPVRMDPAQIDQVLANLAVNARDAISGVGRLTIETGNRDYGEAFCRDNPGSPPGEWVMLSFRDDGCGMDPETIGHLFEPFFTTKKAGKGTGLGLATVYGIVQQNGGFISVTSEPGQGSDFRILLPRSRESDGVPDAGPAPPNAEGGTETVLLVEDEPSLLNLCRNLMTKLGYTVLGAGGPGEAIRLAGEHPGPIHLLMTDVVMPGMDGHALHERLREERPGLRCLYMSGYTADIITLHGVLGEGVYFLQKPFTRQALADKLRTVLGPG
- a CDS encoding apolipoprotein N-acyltransferase; protein product: MTDRLNTAAGSRTGTTLIVAVSLASGLLTSTGFPPLKVVAVNAAFAWAAVARRRPVWRGLPVALAAGVVSVLHLAGVERLSVPGRGTVPAVLVQSEACSIRIAAEIHRRMPEGTRLAVWPEYATFEYADPGTPAFTELSRLAAASRCTLVAGCKESIPGEPEPAFFNAALVFGPDGRRLGAYHKANPVPFFRDGTPGTRFPAFPTEAGRIGIAICYDADFPSVSRTLVRNGAEILVVPTFDAGWWTARQHDQHAALAALRAVENGRWMLRATSSGVSQILDPCGRDHGRIHNFEAGLVFGLVEPRRDRTPYGRIGWMIGPGSLLLALGIVGTLVWPDVRRRFRNWRTQAGTGAPA
- a CDS encoding insulinase family protein, translating into MRKSLMVLILAAGFALAAATPPDGGRAGVHRLANGLPVILLENHANPLTATFFVVKTGLRAENAGNCGLSHMLEHLLFNGTERFDQKQLYAELDFLGVYHNAFTRDDYTCYVMLSERDLFPRALDLQAQMLFHSTLPPDKVEKERGIILEELAKDSASPDFALERAAAEAVFAGTPYALPILGTPATLRDISRDALLAYYREQYVPNNMTLLVVGDFAPAEMLRHLEARLGKYPARPLPEGPRPVDLFTDPSVKVLPVESPAGRLLLTFPAPSPADPAWPAHELARRRLADDRTSPLAALLKAEGLGEYTLSALDNRDYSLCQLAVEVPAGRKLTPGQVATLREKIAALRTDFTDADLAGALTRLEAEEVFGQENIHYFGMLKGGLLADLPADQAAGFVGPRLVERFRSVTAAGVRAQAERILHPGKLRVAILEAAAAASPARPAPPAGMPRAMGGK
- a CDS encoding insulinase family protein, with amino-acid sequence MRRHQNLTERHRPEPAVGPVGPVGPVRLVRLVRLVSLALLLAAGIARAASPAPACERRLLPGGLEAAVERVPGSRLLAVHVLVKNRAAGEPQGRAGIADLAHRVLLQAGDDPARQALLSRLDAIGADLKAVDDPAIPFDDYYTVEEFSYLRFQVLDRFRDEGLRLLAELLAKPVVTDATLAAARAAQAEVRARREKGPRAVAERAWWEAVFPGSWKSRPVYGTADSLEGLTVTEFKDWFGAHFRPGNLVLTVQTAAPPRVVLRQLASAFAAPRAAAGAVPAPRAPLPPPAAAGEDKVRSVTLASRQGYILAGDVFPVESADLPALEIAVALLSERVSFELREKRGLAYSLGAGLEGLDGGRLASLTVSMGTRPENVETARAGIREVLEAFGREALTDREVATAVNKARGRFLMRCLLSLNRAFYMGLDLYRGAPPCAYRGRPDGWKSVTPADVRRVRDRYIKPPAFRWILVHP
- a CDS encoding S8 family serine peptidase, with the protein product MFDTRDHPSRRVLAAFACLLALMLCSALAAATPVEDRVKLQVSDPALAKHIQARMGGRLVADYNAFQVVEVDARYADDLARRDKVSRRDDDDFVKLNTGWVHTRSTEARLQMARTLGSFTGKRLHLVQFAGPVKSAWYRDLEQTGVQVVTYIPENAYLVYGDSAGITALQALARTAAFIQWEGAYEDRYKLQPTLLELINPFDGKEYDLSEVEGYAVQLVRDPEANNTTMGAILNLAQSQVVKDNEFLGYRNVLVRGPLEAAQTLSTRTDVVSIHPWFRHKLMDERQNIILTNQLTGNAPTAPGYYAWLTGKGFTQAQFTTSNFVVDVTDSGIDNATTTPNHFGLYVGGNTTAASRVAYRRTVGTAGASAGKGCDGHGNLNSHIVAGYIPESLTGSPHQDASGYYYGQGVCPFVKVGSSTIFDPGYSNPDFENLQSQAYNDGARISTNSWGAAVGGAYNADSQAYDYLVRDAQPTGSTYEVAGNQQMVICFSAGNSGSSANTIGSPGTGKNIFCIGATENVHPFGGADQCGTTDAEADSANDVVGFSSRGPCDDGRIKPDIQAPGTHVSGGVYQNVLAPWPVTGNGTAGTCYDATGVCGGPAASPNFWPAGQQWTTASSGTSHSCPAVAGASALLRQYFINNTWTVPSPAMNKAFLMNSTRYMTGVSANDTLPSNNQGMGMVDLNMAFDGVARILKDQLPADLFTDSGQSRTFTGTIADPAKPFRVTLAWTDAPGPTSGNAYVNNLDLTVTVGGNTYKGNVFTGSASVTGGAADARNNVESVFIPAGITGSFAATVTGANIAGDGVPGDADTTDQDFALVVYNATEMNTPVIGLNSTSLTAESCSPANTAPDPNETVTYQCQFQNVGSSATTNLKVSLNATGGVTSPSGEVTLGVVAAGATANASFTFTVSPSATCNGNITLTFTVMDGATLIGNPTQTLFVGTLITHNYSSGGLTLPIDATHTTVTAPIVITDAGVIKNPRVKVRINHVYDGDLEIKLIAPDATTVVLSDNRGSSGDNFGSGNTDCTGVFTVFSDSATTAISAGSAPFAGSYKPESVLSALNGKPLAGTWTLQITDTYPSSDHGTLYCWQLEYDSPDCCGWAGDPLIMASGSSITAEGCAPGNAAVDPGETVTVSLGLKNTGSGATSNLVADLQMSGGVQCPSAPQAYGVIPNDGTTTVSRSFSFTASSSLSCGSVVTATLNCVDGLRDLGTVTYTFTLGSLITSSTSFSNTAAISIPTTVGNASPYPSDITVSGMSGNITKVTATLTNFSHTYPSDVQILLVSPGGQKCALLAGTGGGTDVVNAVITFDQAAASTVPSTIVSGTYRPTGTISSSFPAPAPGIPYATSLDTFNGYSPNGTWSLYIRDLYSSDGGSISGGWSLTVTAGGRTCCVTPCFTADHPASTVDVNGDFTSDLLWRSTASGDLVAWLMDGTGVIGSAYVGGLADPNWEVAGLGDFNADSFFDIFLRNSSTGDLSIWLLDASGYAGSIDTLGSAPTDWKVVGVGDVDLDCRADIFWRNDAAGPLTGMLSLWFVDACGYRANSYLGGIGDLNWKVEGVADFNGDKVKDILWRHAVSGVMSIWFVNTAGNFASDMTPGTLDPVWQIVGLGDLNADQKADLFLVNTATGDLIAWLFNGSVVTAAPYIATLPSGDWQIAGTADIDGNGKSDVLLRNSVTGEIAVWFTTEAGLVGGMPMGPVNLAWQTQNDVIFAGGM